TGGATTGAACTCATGTGaaactaaaatatattaattaaaccaCTTACTTGGGTTAATTAAGCAAGagtcaattaaataattaacttactAATGTGTAGAGATCAGAACCACAATTGAATCCTTGGATATCAACCCAAGGTTGATCAGCCACTGATGAAGACCTCAAACCAGTACCATTAGTGATCTCTCTACCACCATACACAACTCTCATGCTTGCTAACTTCACAAATGGATCAATCACATCACCAATCACTTGACCAAGCACAAGAGGATCTCTATCTCTAGACATGAATGAATActtaaagatatataaatatgtatataaaacataaattggAGCACTCTTTCTGAGAAATGAAGTTagaatataatgttttatatatatatgtatatatagaaagGGAAGAAGAGATAAAATGGTGACATGAACCAATAGGAATCTATACATATAAACCTCCCCCTCTTGTTGCCTCTTCCATAAAGGCAAGTGGAAGTGTTCCATATTatcacaaaaaatcaatgcGTTGTTTGTACTAATTTTTCGTTTAATAAGCGAAAACAGAGAGGGGAGTTATGAAGAGTTTTTTAAGTTAATGagattatatataaagtaatgaTATGATCTAATATAGAGGACATGCAGGTTGAAACTGGCCGGGTTTAATAGAGAAGTCACCTGAAagaatcttgattttttttttcttgggcaTGCATGGAGAATCATGCAAAATGTCTATCTTGTATTAGAAATATAGTCATTATCTTATAGGCTGGGAAGCACTCAATTGGTCATAGATTCTCATCACAAAGCCATGAGGAAAGCATGCTTCTTTCTTTTAGGTATATGCTTTTAGCTGAGTAGCAGTTGATGATAAGCagatgataaatgcttgtgtatagGAATTAGTACTTTATCAAGACATGCATGCATTTATATATTGATGGATGTTGGAAATAAGATGTTAAGTTTGATAAGGTGAAAGAGATAGATTTATATATTCGTATTACTCTTAGTTATctaaaatacatgcatgcaGACATtgatatataaatgaagaagaatatATTCAATAGAATAGGATATCTCATGTTGCACATATTTGATGTTAAATAGACGTACACCAAACACGTGTTGGGGTGAAGTTAATTCGATCTAAGAGATTAAATAGTTGGTATATAAGATGAGTGTTATAGATTTGTATATTCATATTAACAAGAATCACTAAATTATCTGATGTGTGGAACTATTTATTATCTTACATATATGTAAACATTAATAAGCATATTAAGAAGAATATAAATATCCAGAAAATATCTTTTGTGTGTGTAAAATAAACACATATTGATGAATTTAAGTTAATCTACGGTCTTATGCCAATAAGATCAATGAGCGATTTAATTTGTAAATCAACCGATGCCTAATAGAAGAATATATAGTAACTCATTTCCCTCTTAAGTGCTCTCTCACAAAAATGGTTAAGAGTTGTGACTTATCTCcatttatcaaaagaaaaaaataatgttacaTGCAAACATTGATAGACATAAACCAAACACAGTACTGATCTAaaagatttagatttatatactgatattaaaaaattaaccaataCAGAACTAGCCAAGTTTTCCTAAATAGTTGTGACTATTGATAAGCGAAGAGGAATATATGCAAAGGATATCTCATGTGCTGttaatgttgatgttgatgtttgTGTTATTGTTACTGTCGTTATAGAATCAAAGACATTAGTTGCCATTGAATAATATCTGATGATACCCAAGGCTAGCTCACATATATATGAGTGAAACCTGGGATTGATTCTTTGGAGAAAGTGAGTTAATTAGAGATATGAGTGAAATAAACAAGCACTAGCACTAGCacttaaaaacagaaaaaaggaaaaaaaatgagtgcATCTTTCTGGCAAATTAATGCTGCTTGGATGCATATGTCTGAGCTTTATCCAATGGAATGGAATACTACTTTGCTTATGTTGACATGCTACAGCCtttaatatatgtttataaatttattttttttattttttattttttatttttttttattttttatttttttatttttgaaaatgtggatACAACCCACAGACACATAAAGCCCACTAGAAGTGGGTACAAAACACCCCAGGCCAAAACAGCTAGCCAGAACCCAGACAAAATAGCACTACCCCAAACCCTGAACAGAGTCCCCTCCACCGGGAGTAGCTCCATCGCTGGGATCATCATGTTGCCCAGAGAACACCAAGCTGCGGCGGAGAGTAGAAGTATTCTCACCAAAACTCGCTTCTGCTGGGAAAGGCGGGTTACAAAAAACCACAAGATCAAAACATGGGCAATCTTCGAAATAACAAAAGAAGGAGAAACTGAGACagcattaaaaatacaatcattcctAGCAAGCCAGACATGCCATACAACAGCTTTAACATTGACACCTCCTAAGGAACGCAGGCAAGGCCGAAGTTTAAACCACCAGGATCCCCACACCTCACCCAAAGAGGACGGGGGCGCAATTAAACAGAAAATGTGCAAGAAGAAACTCCAAATAGGTTTGACAAACTGGCACTGCCGGAAGAGATGATCCACAGATTCACAATCCGCATGACATAGGACACACGTAGTGGTAGGAAGCTTGTTGCAACGCCGGACGGCTAAATTTTTCAGAGTGAGAATTCTATCCCTCCAAGCGAgccaattgaaaatattaactTTCTGCGGGCATAATGAGTTTCAAATTACCCAGGCGACCGGACATTTAATCCCCCCATCAATCAAGAAGGAATAAaaggatttaatagaaaatcgCCTGTTCGGTGTAAGGGTCCACCATTTCAGATCTTCCTCATGCAAACCAGCCCGAAGGGTGTAAGTTTCCAAATAACGGCCCACCTCCAAGTCCTCCCTAAAAGGCGCATGCTCTAACCTGTGGCTCAGCTCCCTAACTGTGCCATTAGGGTTGTCCGACATGATGAACGAGTCTGGCCAAATGTTCATAGGAGCACAACCATTCAGCCATTTATCCTTCCTAAATAAAGTGCGGGAGCCATCGTATACAAATTTGCTCGGTACATCCCCTTAGAGCCGGTAAGCAGCAAAAAAGACCACTCCAAAAAAATGAGGCCCGTCCGTGTCGATGGATATGCAGGTTCCAATTTGAAATCTCATAATTGTAGCGAACGATTGCCCACCCACACCAGTTCGCATCAAAAGACAACTTACACCACCACTTACCGAGGAGGGCCGAGTTGAATACCTTCAAATCGAGGATACCCCACCCTCCTAAGTCCTTTGGCCGACAAATACTCTTCCAGCCAACTAGTCGGCATTTGGGCTTGTCAATATCTGGCCCCGTCCACAAAAAATCCCTCCTAAATCTGTCAATCTCTTTGACAGCCCAGCTCAGGAGTCAAAAAATAGACATCCAGTACGTTGGAATAGCAGATAAAACTGAGTTCAACAAGGTAAGCCTTCCACCCACGGACAGATGGTGAGCTTTCTAGGAAGACAAACGTCCCCGGACCTTAGCAATAAGAATTTCTCAATCCAGCTTCCTCGGCCTTCTTCTCGAAATAGGAATACCCAGATAGGTGACCGAAAAAGCGGTCAACAACGCAGCTCAGAGTCAAGGCCTCAGCATGGTTCGAGAGTCGATCTAACCGCGAGGAAAATAAACAAGTTTTTCGAGAAATTGGTTTCTAGACCTGACATcccttcaaataaatataatagcaGCTTAATGATGCGTAAGTCCTCCAGTCCCCCAGTGGTCATAATAAATAAGTCATCACATGCTCAAtaacaaaaagacaaaaaacaaaaacttccttcttatttttttttggtagatataaaaacaaaaaatttgatgtataaataaaatttatataaaatacaacttttttttttattaaaggtggataaaccacattcattaagaAACAGAACTGACAACAAATAACAGAGGAACAAAACCAGATGTCAAACAACCCACAAGTAGTGAAAGACACTAGTAACAAAATGTCCAAGAACAAATAggagaataataaaatacaacttactataattgcaaaatttaaggttataaatgaaattttattaagatatatatgAGCTCGCCGGTGGTTGTTGCATATCTTgtgttttttcatatttttgaccCATCAATTTTCTAAAAGCTATAAACTTTTAAACCAGTGCAAGATACATATTAAAAACCCTTTAAAattggtaaatatttttatgcaggtatttTTTCTGCAAACCCAAAATTCAAACTCACACTAACTTGCTTAAATGGCCTAATTGTTTCTATCTTACCAACTTTGATGGGATTGTTGTAGTGTATTGGTAGCTACTGTTGAAAAGATTTTGTTATTgcagttttttattttattacaattttatttatttaaaataatttttatttttattttatatgtcctgagaaaaaaaaaattaaagtttagttgtttttttaactaaatatgaCGAGCACATGTGTCAATTATggagcattttaaaaaaatttataaaaatgacagATTTGCAAATAACCTCCTTGCCATATAGAATATCATGTCATAATCCATTATAGTACCCACCAGCCGATGAGTTGAGCCATTGACaaaaatttgattgaagatttgtcCACCAACTTTGAATTTTGACACAACTTGCAAATGTTAaacctcttctttttttcctagatgaaatttttgaatttatattttaaatttattttcatgaattatataataatagtatGATGATATAATATGtaaatcatcattttatttatttttaaaaaattatgtctaatttaaaaattattaaaaattacctAATTTTTTGCATTGGTAACGTTCATGTAATAATGAGGAGAAAATTCAAATCTCAACAGTATGATAACATAAATATGTTGAGAGAATAACTCTTCACATACCGTAGTTTgtccattttataaaaaaaattgaaaatccacgttattgaataaattttttttagaatattacATTTATGAtggatttaaaaaatgagatagaatttatttgaatattttgaaccaaaaaaaaattgcaaatcgTTCAATTTTGACGATCAAGGCTacgaattatatatatatatatatatatatatatatataatatgctatatatatatatatatttatcacgTGCTTGTAATACGGCACATCCGAGCACTTACATTTTGAATTCAGAGTTACAGCGTAACTCGACTTCCTTAGCAGCTCCAACTACCACTTCCCACTTCCTCTTCGGTTCTATCgcctttctccttctcctcaGCGAGAGCGAAAGCGagcgagagagcgagagagcgagagaacgagagagcgagagagagagaatgcTTGTGATCCGTTCTCTTCATTCGCGGCTTCTCGCTCAGGGCTCGAAGTCGATCCAGCTCTTCTCGACTTCGGCGGCCGCTGTTGAGTCGGAGAAGACGATCAGAGATGGTCCCCGCAACGATTGGACCCGCGGCGAGATCAAATCTATCTACGATTCTCCTGTCCTCGATCTCCTCTTTCATGGCGTATTCCCCTCGCTTTCTGTTTTATTTCCCTTCAATTTTATTGCTTTGATGCTTCTTAAATTTTGGTGCTTTTTGCTTTTAGATGTTCCAATTGatgtttggatttgatttttgttgatgGTGTGTGTATTGTGTAGTATATTGTGAtgcaatttattttctttttttttttctaattttggtTTGTGGAGGAGTAGTGTTGTTGGATTTGTGTTTGAGTGTTGGTTGATGGCAGTATCTCGAGAAAGGCGGCACCTTTCTTAGATCAATAACAACACGATGTTGACTGATGACCTTTGAGGATAAGCCATTATGCATTGATTTGAGAGAAAAGATAATTGGGGAATTAGGAATTCCAAGAAGATAACGTTTTTGAATTAATGGGttaaattttatgttgttttaggTTTACTTTCTTGGTTTTGGGTGGGGAATATTATCTTTGATAAAGAATATAGTGGGAATCCCACAGGTTTCTCAAATTGGGCTTTGTTTTGAGAATAATGTGAAAACTGGAGTAGTCTTACATGTTGAATTGTAACTTTTCATAGAACCGATGGTTTGTGGAAAATAAGAAAGCATTATTCTTAGGTAGTGCTGTCTGCTGAGTGAATTCTTTGTGAGCATGCATGAGTGCTAATAGGAAAACCTTAAGGAAAGTGCATGTGTTACTGTATTTAAGTTGATTTTATATGCTTGAGTGTGCTAAAGAAAAGAATGTGTATTTTGATCATTTGTTTCAGTTTGTTTGGCTACATCTTAACATAGcagatcatcatcatctataACTAGCTTTATGCTTGCACATAATAGATGCGTTGGAACCTTACCTTGAGGGCTATGTTCTCAAACCTCAAGCCAGTCTCTGCATTGCATCATttcttacaaattacaatttaaaaatgGTTTTTACCATAAGGGCATTAATTCTCACACAAGATAGTTGAAGGCTTCCTTCTTTGGCAGATTACCTGTTGGTTTTATTGACTTCTGTTTCTTGTGTAAGCTGTATCTTCTTTCCTGCTTTCTGTCTCACACATGATATGTATGCCTTCTTGTAGGCACAAGTCCACAGGCATGTTCACAAGTTCAGGGAAGTACAACAATGCACTCTTCTTTCTATTAAGACAGGGGGTTGTAGTGAAGATTGCTCATATTGCCCACAATCCTCAAGGTATAATACTGGGAGTAAAAGCCCACAAGTTGATGGACAAGGATGCTGTTATCCAGGCAGCAAAAAGGGTACTCCTGTTTTATCTCATCTGGTCTTAGATAGAAAATGGTAGTTGCTTGTGTGAATCATGGTTATTGTGGGCATTCGGAAACTGTGCATTCATTGACTTATCCAAACTACTTGTGCTTCACTTTGCAAACTTCTGTCTATTACACACAAATACTAAAGTTCCAGTTGTCCGGCTTTCGCATTCATTAGTCTGAACATGTGGAAGAGGTCAATGAGAATTGGTACTACGAGTATGAACAACCTTCAAATTGTAATGTGCCTAATAAGAATTACATGATCTATCTTTGAGTTCAGCTATCAGATAACTTCAATTAGGAATGCTCTCATAGGCAGTTCTATTTGTGATATCTGGTGAATCTAATTCTTTGCTTGTGCACCATGATATCACTTTTTGGTAATAAACTTAATTTTCAAGCTACTGAGCTAACAACCAATTTATTTTTCTCAGGATTGTATTTACGGATTATTCTCAACCATATGAGAATGTTCATAATTCTTTTTTACAATGGTGATTGATGATTCTTGCATGATGAGTTGAgaataaaaatttgttaattaGTGTGCCAAAAGTGAGTGACGCTcgctttttatatataaaaaattaataattaataattaatcaatgtgAAAATGCACTCCTTTCATATAGAAAGAAATGATTGCGAGCCAAATTTGAATTTCACTTAGAAGTACTATGTTTTAGTTGTGCTACTCATACTCAGAATTTTCTTGCCAGGGGTTTTTGAGATAAGTATCTGTCCAAATACTTTTTATCATtactgttaattttttttaatgcttataGGCAAAAGAAGCCGGCAGCACCAGATTCTGTATGGGGGCTGCATGGAGAGATACAGTGGGCAGGAAGACAAACTTCAATCAAATCCTTGAATACGTCAAGGAAATTAGGTAATCCAAAGCATAGAACTAAGCTATTTCCATCTAAATATTGGTTGAGGTTGAAAGTTTGAACTATTGAATGTAAGATTTAAGCACTTCAAACTTTTGTCTTGCTATTGGAGAGACCTTGGTATATACCAAAACAAATTTCTATTCAAAACATTCTATGTGTAATTGATtactctttttctttaattggtcTGTTAGTATGATAAACAACATACTGCCATGAAATTGTTCTGGGAAGGTTAATACTTTTTGGttattgcatttatttttatttcttaattttacaTGAAGAAAATCTATTCTGGGCATAACCTTCACTCAATTTGGCAACATGCCTGTAACACTAATTCTTGATGCGTTCTTGCCCCATTATTTTAGAGGAATTCAACAACTGATTTCTAGCCAAAAGGCCCTTCTCATATTTATGCTAATTTTCTTAGGGATATGGGCATGGAGGTTTGTTGCACTTTAGGCATGATAGAGAAGCAGCAAGCCATGGCACTGAAGGAGGCTGGGCTCACTGCATACAACCATAATCTTGATACTTCAAGGGAGTATTATCCTAACGTTATAACTACAAGATCTTATGATGAGAGACTGGAAACAATTCAGCATGTTCGCGAGGCTGGAATCAATGTATGCTCAGGTAAACTAATTTAGAATTGCATGTATCATCTGCATAATGTATTCCTTTGGCCATACAACTTGCTTCgtaatgataataaatacaTCTTATGTATCATTTGTTAAGTATCATTTGTTTCTTATTCTTCATATAGATGCTTTACAAGTAAGCCTGGAAATATGGGCCAGGTTTTGGTTGCACTCTAGTTTGTTAGAGTTAAGGTTGTCTGCATGAGTTAATGAAACAATTATTGTTGAGTTAATCCCTTCCAGTTAATACAGCCTACTTATTTTgtgaatcaaattaaatatccTTCAAAGTGTGAACTTGGCATGATGTTGTGCTTTGTCATGACTGCTCACTGTTATTGTCATCACAGGAGGAATTATCGGTCTCGGAGAAGCAGAAGAGGACCGAGTTGGTTTGTTGCATACTCTGGCCACCCTCCCAACACACCCAGAAAGTGTTCCCATTAATGCATTGATTGCTGTTAAGGGTACACCTCTTCAGGATCAGAAGGTAATAATGAGATGCATATATGACTTAAACTTTCTGAGATCTATCATCTATATACTTTCCGTGGCCCATTATTCTGTTCTTTTCACCAGAAATTGCTTCCATACTTGTTGATAACACATCAGCTTTCTTATTGTCAGTTCAATCCTTACAATcaagctattcatttatttttcctttctaaCGTCAATGTAACCTTCGGAGGATTTTTGAAggaaatgttatatatatatatacacactcgATAAAAGCAGATCATGGTCTTCTGCTCTATTTCCACAATTCAAGTCTTCCACTCATACAACACTTGCACTGATGCTATTATAGaatcattttatttctaaatagGACTTTCCAAATTTATTTCAACAATATGTAGGTACTGTTTGTCTCATTTCCTTTATCTGTGTGTTTGTGCAAAACTCATAATAGTTTTTCTTCAGCCTGTAGAAATATGGGAGATGATTCGAATGATCGCCACAGCTCGAATTGTAATGCCCAAAGCTATGGTGAGGCTTTCAGCTGGCCGGGTTCGGTTTTCAATGCCCGAGCAAGCATTGTGTTTCCTTGCCGGTGCCAATTCCATCTTCACCGGGGAGAAGCTATTGACAACGCCAAACAACGACTATGATGCCGATCAACTAATGTTCAAACTTCTTGGATTGACCCCGAAAGCTCCGAGTTTTGCCCAAGAAACCACAGCTTCTGAACGAGAAAGCTGCGAGGAAGTCGCCTCCAGTGTTGGTTGAAGAACATTTAGGCACATTTTCATCATTTCGCCAGTTGTtttattagaattatttatttgttactCTTTTAACTGAATAATTTTTGGAGAGATTGGTTGAATTATTTTTCGATGCAATATCTGATGTTAATTAAGACCTGTGTTCATCCAACTCCTCTATGTTCTATAAACAAATGATTGCAACCCAAgttgatttaagtttgtttaagCATTTTGTCTTGCAATTGTACATTGCTGTTAGATTCTTAAGTGGATTTTAAGAAATGTTttttgtgcaagcaacagattTTCCCTGAGTTAGAACTTTGTTTGTTGTCATGAATAAAATTAGtctttaattatgtattttaatgtatacatttatatatatatatatatatatacacatagagAACGAGTCATCAAATCCAGCCGCTGTATAGTATCCACTGCATTTGGTACAGTGTTTGATGAATAATGGCGTCATAGTGATGCATTAGTGATGCATTTATAACcatttaattaacaattaaacagTAATCACTCAATCGTAATGCAATTATAATCATTAGATCAACATTCAAACAGTACTTactccatcatcatcattgttgaATCCTATTTACaaccctttttaaaaaaaaattataaataaataacaccctCACTTAATCCATTCCAACCGAAATACAATTAACAggcattatttatattaatatttatttttcttcttctttgtatctgtatttcttttgtgttctttttcattttatgttttttctatAGATGTTTCACAAAACGTTCCTAGTTGatatttgtaatattatatatatatctatatctatatatatatatatatatatataattaaagttaCATGTAATCAAACTCTCAATTTTCACATACGAGTCATGTGTCTTACCGCTAGCCGCAGTGAAATCATAATTGTTCcttgaaacaaatttataaatataggCACTGTAATTAGAATTAACAATAACATCCCTCTTTATTCTATAAACAAAAGGAGAAATCATAGAACCAACATCCCAGCCCTCTTTATTCTATAAACAAACAGACCAATCCATGAAAAAACATTGAGTTTCTCAATCAAGATCAGAAACTCTCATGAACTACatcatatgtacatatatatatatatatatatatatatatatacagatacaGAATCATGCAGACCTGATAAGAAGAACAGTCCCTGGACCAATATCATCAGTGTCCTTGATCTGAGGATTATCATCAAGAATACTCAAAGTATTACACTTAACACTGATGGTTTGCAACGTCTCTCCTTCCTCAACAATATACACCTCATCACATCGCCCATACTTGAAGTTCCGGCCATGAACCGACATGCCGGACATCAAAAGAACAATgaacatcatcaccatcactCTCTTTGAACCTTTCATCACACCTTCCAttttcaatcttcttcttcttcttcttttctttagtatgatgttttgttgttttggtttgcaagagtttgtgtatatatatatataataagttgATGAGACTGAGTCATAGTCCAAGATGGACTATTTCTAGAGATGTTAGAATTGTTGTTATGGTTGGTGTTGATGCTGTTGTTGATGTTCTAAGAgcactttgattattattcttctttctcCA
The sequence above is drawn from the Dioscorea cayenensis subsp. rotundata cultivar TDr96_F1 unplaced genomic scaffold, TDr96_F1_v2_PseudoChromosome.rev07_lg8_w22 25.fasta BLBR01001699.1, whole genome shotgun sequence genome and encodes:
- the LOC120256889 gene encoding LOW QUALITY PROTEIN: biotin synthase, mitochondrial (The sequence of the model RefSeq protein was modified relative to this genomic sequence to represent the inferred CDS: deleted 1 base in 1 codon) translates to MLVIRSLHSRLLAQGSKSIQLFSTSAAAVESEKTIRDGPRNDWTRGEIKSIYDSPVLDLLFHGAQVHRHVHKFREVQQCTLLSIKTGGCSEDCSYCPQSSRYNTGVKAHKLMDKDAVIQAAKRAKEAGSTRFCMGAAWRDTVGRKTNFNQILEYVKEIRDMGMEVCCTLGMIEKQQAMALKEAGLTAYNHNLDTSREYYPNVITTRSYDERLETIQHVREAGINVCSGGIIGLGEAEEDRVGLLHTLATLPTHPESVPINALIAVKGTPLQDQKPVEIWEMIRMIATARIVMPKAMVRLSAGRVRFSMPEQALCFLAGANSIFTGEKLLTTPNNDYDADQLMFKLLGLTPKAPSFAQETTASERESCEEVASSVG